The Candidatus Eisenbacteria bacterium genomic interval CTCGATCTCCAGAACTTGTAAAAGATAGGCTGCCTTGGCGGCGTACTCTTCCGCGGTGTCGATATCCTTGACACCCAGGGCACATGCTGCCCTCCCAAGGAAACTGAAACACTTGATCCAGGACACTCCTATTCTGTCTGATATGGAGAGACTCTTACTGTAGTAGACTTGAGCTTCCCGCCAGTTTTTCTGGTCGAGGTGCGCAGTTGCTATGTTATGCAGAGTTGATGCCAAGTCATAAAGATCGTTTTCTTCCTCATAGATCGGAATGCATTTCTCCAGCCATTCAATGGCTTTTGCCATATTTCCCTTGTAAACCTCAAGCCCACCCAGACTGTTGTAGGTTCTGCCAACGAGCACCCTGACTTTTGAAGCCGTCGCATACTCCATGGCCTCCCTGAGTCTCTTCTCGCAACCGTCCCAATTTCCCTGCTCGAGGAAGAGGCTCCCAATCCTGTAGCATGCAACGGCCTTGACTGAAGGGTCGTTGTCGCCCACCAACGAAAGAGCCGTCTCGAAGCACTTCCGGGCGTATTCGGACTCTCCCCTCTGCTTCTCTATCATCCCGGTCGTGAGAAGTGCCTGGCTCTCCGAAACAGGGTCATTGAGAAGGCCGGCAAGCGTCATGGCTTCCTCACAGTATTGAAGCGACTGGTCCCAGTTTCCGAGAAGTTCGTGAAGTCTTCCAAGCTGAAGTTTCACGGAGAGCATCTCAGCAGAGCCCTCCTTTCCTTTCCCGAGAACCTCCCCGGCCCTTTCAAGAGGTTTTACCGCATCGGCGTAGGCCGAGCCCGATGCGAGGAGTGATGCAGAACGAAGAAGATGCGGCACAGCCTCCGGTTTCTCGCCCGCATCCCAGAGGTGATGCGCCAGTCTATGGGTCTTCTCGTCTTCGCTGAGAGACTGAGCTCTTTGGACTGCACCGGCGGCTTTCTTGTTGAGTCTTATTCTTTCTTCACCCGTCAACGATTCAAGAATCCGTTCACGCACAAGCGGGTGTGCGAACGTGAACTTCTCACCATCAAGAGAAAGAAATCTGAACTCGCTTGAGAGTTCCTCAATCATCATGACAAGGTTTGCTTTCTCCTCGCCAAGCGCTTTCTCAAGGAGCTCGGCAGGGAAACTGTATCCCAGGATGGAGGCAAGATTCACAATTGTCCTCTTCTCTTCATCCAGGGAGCTGGCCAGATTGGAAAGCCTGAGGTTCAGCCGTTCGGTAACACCTTCTCCAATGACATCATACATTCCCTCTGTCGGTTGGTTGTACCAGACTCCACCCCTGACATAAAGCTTCTGCACTCCTATAAGACCTCTTATTTCCTCCTGGACAAGCAGAGGGTTCCCATCGGTCCGCCCATAAACATAGTCGGGAAACTCAGACGAAAGGTCTGACTTCGCCAGGTACTTGTGAACAAGTGTTCTTGTCTCCTGCCTGCCCAGCCTCTGAAGCTCAATCACTTCGATGCTCGGGTTTCCTCTTAACAGGCCGGCGACTTTGCTCTCTTTTGCGGGCATATGGCCCTGCGCCACAAGTTCTTCCCTTGAATTAAGGAGAACGAGAAGCACGCGGCTTCCGGAAAGCTGCGTCGGGCATCTTTCTATGAACTGAACCGTCGTCCTGTCTGCCAGCTGGATGTCATCAAGCACAAGAAGCAGCGGAGATTCGACAGAGATGAAGTTCAGGGATTCGATGATCCTGAGCAGCATTCTTTCAGAACGCGTCTCATCTCCCACTAGACCGGGCTTTTCTTGCGCATTGTTCAGACAAACAGCCCTGGTTCCGAACTCGAGTAGTTCCCTGAGGAAAGAAGGCAGTTCCAGACATCTTGAGAAGTTCTTTCTTGCGTAGTCCTGAAGTACCTGCAGAATCGGCTGGCACGGCGCTGAATGCAAGCTGGACATCGAACTTGTCTTGAGCACCTCGACGCCCTTCCAAAGAGCCCTCTTCGCGAATTCCTCCATGAGGCGAGTCTTACCGACTCCAGGTTCTCCCGAGATAAGAACGACTTTCCCTGACCATTTCACGCATGAATCAAGACAAGCTTCCAGCCTCTGAAGCTCCTTTTCTCTTCCGACAAAAGGCGGCTTGAGTTGGAGGATGTAGCGTGCATCCTCAAGGCCGGATGCCCAGTCGATTCCAAGGGTCGAAAAGTCAATTTCAGGGACAGCGTCTTTCCTTTTCACTTTCTTCTCCTTAGGCAGTTCCCTCGAAGCCTGCCCATGAGAGGAAAGCAATGCCCGTGCCACGAAGTGCTCCGCCGGATGAGCGACCGCTCGGGGCAAAGCAACTTCTGCATTGGCTTAGAGTTAGCAGTCCCAGGTTAGATATGTCTCAGGGGCAACGATGCCGCAGGCACGGGAGAAAGAAAGAAAGCGAGCGGAAAAAGACGCCGCCAGGAACGGAATACCCTTCACAATCTATTTGTCTTTCAGCTGATAAGGACTGGTGGCTGAAAAGAACCAGCCTGAAGATTTTTCACCAGTTCACGGGGGAAGTATTCCTGAGCCCATGACAGACCAGAGACTTGCCTCGGCCTGCTCTGGGCGTTACTTCACCTCAAACTCGAAGATTCCGTCCCAGTTGTCGGGCGGCGGATTCTTGGCAAACGAAAGGCATCTTGCGAGATACGTCTTCGAGGGACCATCAGCCGGCCTAATCTTGAGCACTTGTTCGAAGAAGGACACTGCCTCGCTCCACTTGCGAAGGTGGTAAAGCGCAAGCCCCTTCTCATACAACTCAAGTGCAGCCCGAAAACCGTCTTCGAGAGGCTCTCCCTTCATTCCGAGAAGCTCGTAAATCTTGATCGGCAGCTTTTTCCCCTTCACCCTCACTTCATCCAGCTCTCTCACATCTACTTCGTCCTTCACCCGCAAGTATGTCATCTCACTGATCAGCAGGTCTGTTCCATATTCCTTGTTTGCTCCCTCGAGGCGTGAAGCCAGGTTCACTGAGTCGCCTATCGCAGTATAGTCGAAAAGGACACTCGAACCCATATTCCCGACAACTGCCCTTCCGGAATTGATGCCGGTACGGTTCCGGAACGGAATCTTCCCGGCATTCTCCCACTCCCTGCACATTTCTCTCAAGGCAGACTTCATCTTCAAGGCACACCGGCAGGCATTGAGCGGGTGTTTGTCAGTCGGGATAGGAGCACCGAATTCAGCCATGATTGCGTCACCCTGGTACTTGTCGAGAGTGCCGTCAAACTCGAAGATGACATCCGTCATTCTTGAGAGATATTCGTTCAGCCTCGCGCTCAGCTCGGAGGGCCCCAAGGATTCAGAAATCGTGGTGAAGCCCGCAATATCCGTAAAAAGGATGCTTATCTCCCTTTCCTCCCCTCCCAAGGCAAGAAGCTCAGGGTTCTTGAAAAGTTCGGTCATCACCGTCTTTGGAAGATAATGTTGGAATGCCGACTTGATGAATCTCTTGTCCTTCTGCTCTTCGACAAACATCTCGATGATTGTCGAGCAATTCGCGGCGAATATCGTAATCTCCGGAGCCATTACATTCACCCATATCAGCTTCTTGGAGAACAAGACAATCGCACTCACGCCGACGCCCATGGAGAGGACAACAAGGACCAGAAGCCCGAGAGTCGGCTTTTTCGTTCTGCGCGTCAGGAATATTGTCAGCAGAGAAATTGCCAGATAGAGGGGCACGTAAGCCAGCCCCTTGCCTCCGCCCGGGGCCCTGATGAACTTGCCGTCCAGGACAGTCCTCAGAGCGTTGGCGTGCATTTCTACTCCGGGCATGTAGCTCTTCGATCCTCCCCGTCCCTTGTAGAACGGAGTAAGAACAAGATCATGAGCTTCCAGGAGGCTGACGCCAATCAGAACTATCTTGTCCCGAAAAACACCCGCTTCTTTCAGCACTTCAAAGCTGTCCATGTCCCCGTCACCCGTCAACGTGAAGGTCGAGTCATCAAGAACAGATGACAGCGATTGGTACTTGAAGGAGTGAGGAGGCCCGGCGTAGTTGATCAGAAAGAAGTTGTCTCCATAAGCAGGTATTGTCGTCCTGCCAATCCTGAGTTTCGAATGAGTGTTTGCCGTCAGTGAATCCGGAATACCATACAGTTGTCTCAGAGCTTCGACACCAAGCGAGTGATAGATTTTTCCGGTTATGGTTCTTGAGAAGGCGTACCTCCTCAGGAATCCGTCGCTATCCGTGTAGCTGTCAACAAGACCCCAGGATTTCGCGCTTTGTCGCAGAGGCTCGATCGGCGGCAGAAGCCCAACCCCTTTCACCTTGCCCCTTATGTCGATGCTCCTCCCGGCGAGAATCACATTCCCCGCCTCTCTCAGCGCCTTGGCAAACAGAAGATCTTCTGCTTCGCTTGAGGCCTCGGTGAATTCCACGTCGAAAACCACAAGCTTCGCGCCGGCCGCCTTAAGATTCGTGACTGCCCTCCCGTAGAGGCTCCTCGGCCAGGGATATGAATAGGGCAGGTCTTCAATCGAAGTATCATCGACTGCAATAATGATGATTTCATTTCCCGCATCTTCGGCACCTCTTATCTCGAATCTCTTGTTCAGGAAAAAGAGTTCCAGGTTGTCAAAAAAATCAATGTGGCTCAGGAAAAGCGCCAGGAAGGTGCTCGCAACGCAGATGAGAAGGTTTGTTACACTGAGAAATCTTACTCTTTTCTCAGCAGTCTTCTTCTTCACAGTGACCCTTGTTCCATTTGTTCATAAAGCTCGGCCGGTCGCGCGGTCGTAAGCTTACCGTCCACGGGGCGAAAGCGCAAAAGCTCTGACTCGAAGATTGGGAACATCATTGAAGTCTGGATCAGGAGAGCATCTCAGCCTAGAAATTCTGATTGAGCGTCACTCTGAATATCGTCTCACGGTAATCGTTTGAGGGAATTGCCTTGTCATTGAAGCGCACGCTCCCGACTTCAACGCCCAGGAGGGGACCTCTTGAAAAGCGGTAGTTGGCGCCTCCTTCGACGAAAGTTCTCATGGAGTTGTATACATTTGAATTACCTTCTGCACTGAGTGTCCTCAGAAGCGCAAAGACTTCGATTCTCTCTCTGAAGACTTTTCTGGTCGCCCCGATCATGTAACTCTTGAAGTCAACCGAGAGTGTATTCTGGTTCGGAAAACTCTGTTTGTCCAGAGAGTAGCCGGCCCGCAGGGTAAGCCCGCGCGTGAGATCATTCTGGACATTAAGAGAAACCGAGGTTGTCTTGAGAACCGAAGCAGGATTTACCTTGTCATCCTTCCTCGACGGTGCCACCACAACGCTCAAACGGGTCGGCTTCCTAAAAGGCGCCACCGTGACGTCGAAGCCCAGGGAATAGCTTGTGGTAACATCATTCACTCCGCCCAAGGTATCCGGAGCGTCGTTTTCTCTATCATAGATTCTGTAGGCGAAGGTAAATGAGTTCAGGTGATCCTCAAGGAGAACAAGAGCCGGCTTCGAAAAGCGAACCACGTTGCCGATCGGGAAAATGGCTTTGTCGTGTCTGGTGAGACTCCCTTTCCCGGGTGCAAGTCCGAGTGAGAAAGAAACCGACTTTGTCCACTTGGTCGCCTGCTTGTCTTTTGATAGATTGTCTCTGAAGCTCTCGTAAGTGATGCCGCCGGTGAGAAGACCTCCGCCGAACGAAATCTGATCCCTTGCTTTCATTCCCGCCTTGTCGTTCTGAAGAGATGTCGCGCCAAGGGAATAGTATGCAGAGCCGACGGATCTGTAGAGAATATCGAACACATTCCTTTTTATGTTTCCCCTCAGTCTGACCCCGTAGGCTAACGATGAAAGATCCCGCGGGTCCAGAGGGACCGTGCTTGAGTTTATTACAAAATACTTTTCATACTCGGAAGGATCAAAAGGAAGACTCACGTCAAACGTCGTGTCAGCTTCTGCCTTTGTGAGCGCCCCGCGCGATGTATCCAGCGTGATGAACGAGACTGCTCCCTCTCCCTCCATGATAATTCTCTTTCCCAGGAAATAGAAACCCAGGTCGGTACCCAGGACAATATTCTCTTTCGGATCCGTTCCGAACTTTATGGAAGTAGGTCTATCTTGAACTTTGGCGAAGTTGACTCCAAACACAGTCATTCCGCGCGAAACTGACGTTCTCAGGCCGCGGAGCCTCTGCTTAAAAGTTCCCGCAGTTGTGACAACCACAGAGTCCACGCCGCCGACGCCCGTGAGAAGCTGCCCTTCTCCTTCAATCTTCCTCCTGGTCTCTCCTTCAACGTATGAAATACCGACCGGGCCGAGCTTCAGATTGGTTTGGGTTCCCCTCACCCTCTTTCCCCAGAGAACCAGCTCGGAGTATGTCGGAGTCACATCGCCGGCATAGAAATCAAGGTGAGGGAGTTTGAGCTCTCCTTTAAATTTGTGTTTGGGCTGCTTGTTACTTTTCTCATCAGAGGTCAGAAAAACGTTTCCCGAGTATCTCAGGATAGAGTACTTCCCGGAGGCGCGAACCCTGAACATGTTCGTCTGGCCAGGCTCTTGCCTGACCGATGCGCCCGGTCCGGTTATGTCGTCGCTTTTCAGGTCGATGTAGGTATCTCCGGTAATGGAAGGGAGTCTCCCGGCAACTGATGTCTTGCCAGTCTGAAATGCAAGAGCAAACTCCGGCAGTGCGACCCCGGACGTGTCTGATGCTGTCACTGAGATCGTATGCGGGCCGAATGAGAGCGGCTTACTGGGAACGAATGTGAGAATGTACCGGGTGACATTCGCCTCATTCGTAACGTCCCTCCCGTCCAATTTGATCCTGACAGTCTTAACATCCACGCTGTTACCGTCTTCAAGAAACGAGAATGCAATTAGCGGCATTCTCTCAAGAACGCCTGAGCCCTCTTCCGGGCTCAGCGGGACTATCTCCACACCCGTCGAGCTTCCGTCAGCATCGATCGCGGCCGGATTCAGCGATGGCTCTTCAGAGGGGAAGCTGGCCGAACCGCCCTGTTCGCCGGTTGCAACCACAAAATACTCTATGGCTCTCCCTTTCATATCAACCACTACATCATACTTCTGTTCGCCGAGAGGCCTCATCGCCGTCTTTCTGAATTCCTTGTCATTTGCCATTCTATGGAAGAGCTCAACCTCGTTAATCTTTCCCCCAACTGCCTCAACTTCAGCGACAATTCGAGCCTTCCCGCCCTGAAGCAATTTCACAACCGGCACACCTCTTATTGAGATTCCCTCGTCCGGGGAGGCCGTGCTCGCGAGCGTGAGCGAAACAAGGAGAAGCAGCGCAGGCACGCACCGGAGCATGCTTACGCTGCAAGCTATCCTAGCGATTGGTCTGTTTCCTGGGTTCCGCAAACAGAGTCTCCTCTTTTCAGTCGGTCCGGAGGCGGTATGCGAAAGCTCTAGCGGTTCACTTTTCTCTTAATAATCAGCTCTTTTATGTTGCCCTGACTGTCCTTGTATTCGATCCTGATTTCCTCTTCAGTCACTGCGCCCTCTTCTGCCCCGAACCCGGGTGTCTCTCCCTGGACAACCGGCCTCAATCCGGGGGCCTCATTCCCTGTCGAAGTCGCTATCATTCCCGGTTTAACAGTGACGGATCCATAATCGTTTGAGAATTCCATTTCGCCTTCTATGCAAATTAGGCTCGAGAACCCGTTCTCCGCCACCTCCTCATAGAACTCTGATCCCTTGACGGATGCGACTGAAGTCGGGGTCTCAACCTCAAACCGCGTGCCTTCCGTCTTCGTCACTTTGGCCCACAAATCTCCAGCTCCCACCCACAGTCTTTTAGAAACAGCCTTTCCCTGTCTTTCTCCGTTCACAACGAGCTCGGTATTTGAGCTTATCTTCACCAGACTCTTATCGTCCTGAAACAGGACTGCAGCGAAACCATCTTCGCCTGTTCTGAGGAGATCTCCTCCATCAAGAATCTCACCCTTCTTGGGAACAAACCATTCTCCCGGGTTTGCCCGTTTCAGCTTCACATTCCCGGTCGCTTTCATGACGAGCGCAATGGCTTTGGGCTCACCAGCCGACGACTCATGAGGAGAGAGCTGGATACAGATAATGAGGAGAGATACCAGGGGAAGAACTCCAATCCTCAAGAAGCCCATCGACAGACCCGGCTTATTTGTCATCTGACAGAAACCTCAACATCTTCCGGCTTGCCTTGTTTGATTTCATTTATTATCGTACGCAATTTTTCAGGAGTAATCTGCTTGTCGTCCAGAAAGATATTTCCATCCGGTACATACCCTTCCAGCTGATTCAGCACATCCGCCAGAAGGTTCGGGGGCAAAAGTGAAAGGATGCTCATGATCACTGCAGAAGCATTGCTCACAGGCGCGATCCGCCTCTGCCCGATTTTGAACCAGAAGATTTCGCTGAGTATGGTCTCTTCAGCGCCGGACGTTTTCACAATCGCCTCGACTTGCCAGCAATAGGTGTGTCCTTCAAGCAGGGCTTCCGCCGAGCTTGGATACGTCAGGAAGTGAGAGCCCTGGAAAGGAGACTTGTACCTGTCAACCTTGTATTGCGGCTGGTTGTCGAGAGCCTCTTCAGCAGAAACCTGATCCTGCATTAGCTCAACAAGAACGAAATTGAATTCGTTCGCCTGGGAAGTCCATTGAAATGGTGGAGGCGGCGAGCTTACCGAAGGAGGTTCTCCGCCGAATCTTGTTCCAGGGCCCAGGAGCTCAAGCGTGTTCGGGTTTCGAACGGTTATGGTCAGCGCGCCCTCGAATTCCTCTCCAGTGCCGACGTCGCGGAGTTGAAGCCTAAAGGTATAAGTGTCTGCGGGAAGAGACCCAGTGCTCAGAATGGCGCCCTTCAGGCCCTCGGCGGCATCCCTAATCGAGAAATCCTCAATCTTGAAGTCAGTTGAGGTTCCCAAATCTCTATTGGTGAGGACGATAATAGTGTCAGGCTTCAGGCTGCTTACCGTGGATGTCCCGCTTCCCAACTCTCCGCGCCGGGTACTGGTTACCACAAGGGAAAGCTGAACATCTCGCCGTAGGTTATCGTTAGTAATCTTCACCTCAAAGATCAGCGGATTGTTTGTCGCATCGCTGAGGTCGAAGTCGGATATGCGGAAAACTTGAATATCGGTATTGAGAAGGGTGATCTTGACAGTGGGGAGTGAGGATGCCGTCGAAGCAGCCAAGAGAATCAAACAAGGCAGAGCCAAAACCAACAGCTTTCTCATTTCCAGAAGTCTCCTCTAGCCATCTGCCCTTCCGGTTCAGTGAGCCTTGAAGCCACACTAGCAGTCCCGGCGGGAATTGAGAAGAGAAAATTTGCGGTTCCACGGACGGCACTAGCAGGCATCAGCGAAACCTTCCATAGTCTAGCATCATGCCGCATTCGCGTCAAGCGAAGTTAGCACTTAAACGATGGCTCAAGGAGGAACGCCCAAGAGCAAGACCGTATCAGGCTTCGGACACGGCGATGAGATGGGCGGACGAGAAAACTCATCCGCCCGCAGCACGACGGGCACAATTTGGAGAGGGAAAACAGGAAGCGCGCGCTTTTCCCCTTATTCTTGTTGACAACTTTGGAATAGAAGTATTACTGTGTATGCTAACGCGAGTTTTGCACTCGGATGATTATGGCCGAAAGGGGGTGGTAGCAGACTCCGGGAACGCGTTTCTTCCAGTTCGTGTGAAATTCCTTACCTATCAAGGAGGTAATCTAAGATGGGACAGACCCAGATTCTCATGATCGTTCTTGCAATAATCATAATTGCCGCTGCGGTGGCAGTGGGCTTGAGGCAATTCGGAAAAGCCGGGGAGCAGGCTGACCTTGATGCAGCAAGACAGGATTGCCAGAGAGTCGCTGCCTCGGCGCTTGCCTGGTATCAGAAACCTGCTGAACTCGGAGGCGGCGGGAGGTCCTGGACTGGCGTAACGTTCGACAAAATTGGTGATGACGGCAAGACTACCGGCGGCATAGCAATGACCGTTGCTGATTCGTCCGGTTGGCTTAAGATTACTGCACCCACGGCAAAGAAGAACATTTTTGGCATATTGCATCCCGATTCTGCAAGGGGACTTATCACTAGAGCAGAGAACAGGTAGTCCTACACTCGCTGTGCGGGGGAGGGATCTCTGAACGGCTCTCCCCCGCACATCCAGAGCTTCGAGCATGCCTGAGTTCCGGTACAAAGCCATTTCACTCGCAGGAAAACCAGTACAAGGAATTATCCTTGCTAAAGGAAAGGGCGAGGCCAGGTCGTCAGTTGCCAAGCTCTGCCAGGAGAGAAAGCTCCGCCTGGTCGAAGTAAGCAAGAAATCCTCGTTCATCTACAGAATTACGAAAAAGGGGGAACCGACCAAGAAAGGTGAGGAAGAAGCCTTTCACAAGAAAGAAGTTGAAGTCCTCCTGAAGAGGCAGTTCCCGCCGGAGAGGGGCTTCAAGATATCGGTCCAGAAGAAGCTCCTTGACTTCAGTTTCAAACCCCCCAACAGGGATATTGTCCTCTTCGTAAGAATATGTTCAGACCTCCTGCGGGAGAAACTTCCCTACGACGAGATTCTCAACCTCGTCCTGAACGACACTACGAACAAGACACTGCGCCGCACTATTTCGCAAATCAGCACCGATCTGAAGGACGGCAAGGATGGACAGGAGGTCTTCAAGAAACATGAGCAGACATTGGGAAGATTCCCCGCATACATGCTGGGGATTGCCTCCAACAGCGGAAACATGGCTGAGGTATATGACAGTACCGCCAAGTTCCTTGAGAGAGACCAGGAGTTCAGAAAAAATCTGAGAGGCGCCCTGATCACTCCAATCGTCACCCTCCTTCTCCTTTTCGGAGCAGTCGTTTACTATGTCGGATACATCTTCCCGAAGACCGCCGAGGTTTTTCTGAAGCTCAAGATAAAGCTTCCGCCGATGACGACCGCCTCGCTTGCCGCAAGTGATTTTCTCAGATCTCACATGCTGCTCGTGTTTGCAGTTCTAATCGTCCCTCCCGTAGCGACAGTGATACTCACAAAGACAAAAAAAGGAAAGCTGCTCTTTGACAAGTACATAATAAAGCTTCCAGTCCTCGGATCTCTTATTCACAAAACCAGCATCGAGATATTTGCAAGGGTTTTCAACTCGCTCTACACGGGTTCAGGCGAGAACATTGCGGTCATCCGCACGGCGGCAGAGGCCTGCAGGAACAAATACATGGAAGAGAGAATAAAAACGGTTGCGATTCCGCTTATGCTCAAGGAAGGCAAGGGGCTCGTGGAGGCGCTTGAAGCGACCAGAGTATTCACCGTGAATGCCATCTCCCGCTTCAGGTCGGGCTCGGAATCGGGCGCGCTCAAATCCTCGTCCGAGCAGCTTGCCAACTACTATGAAAAGGAAACTGGCTACAAGATGAAGAGCACCGTCGAACTGATAAATCTGGTCATTGCGTTTGTAATAATGATCGTAACGCTTGCGCTCACGCTCGTTTCATCAGAGACTGCCTTCATAAAGCCCGACTTGGGCTCAATGTAAGGGGCCGGGAATGCCGCAGCCGAAGAGCAGGATAGGTGAGATTCTTTCGAAAAAAGGAATTGTTGACGCCGAGACTCTTGAAAGAGCCGAAGGAATTCTTGAGCAGGAAGACGGGAAAAGAAAGCTCACCGATATATTAGTTTCCGACTTCGGAATCGATCACCACGCCGTCTTCAGCGAAGTCTCACGCTTCTACGCCTTCAAAGAGCTCAACCTTGACGAACAGGCGGTGGATGATCCGCGGCTTGAGTTCATAAAAGGCATTCTCGATAAGCTCACCCCTGAAATTGTGGAAAAGATAATCACAAGAAAGATGCTGCCGTTCAAAGTCTCCGAGGACCAGAAGGACCTTCTTCTCATAATCACCCCCGATCCCACAGACAAGGAAGTTTCATCTCTCTCAAGGCATTTCCCTTACAAAAAGCACGAGATTCTCTACACAAGGCTTAACAAATTCGACACCCTGCTGGAAAAAGTGGTACCGCCGAAGAATGAGTTCCTGGAGATAGTTGAAAAGCAGAGTCAGCCCATTGAAGTGTCCGAAGAGGAAGGAGCAGAAGAGCCGATCGACAAGGACACAGTCTCTGCACTCAGGGCGCTCGTTGAAGCTTCTCTGATAGAGGCCGTGAGGAAGGGCGCGAGCGATATTCATGTCGTCCCTCATGATTCGAAGAGCACTGAGATTCATTTCCGGATTGACGGCAATCTTCAGCTCTGGAGAATCGACCCATACAAACCCGAAGCAGTTTCTGCGGTCATCAAGGATTTCTCCAAAAATGTTGACAGGTTTGAGAGGGAAATCGCGCAGGACGGGTTCATTCAGAAGAGGGTTGATGACCAGTGGATAAGGTATCGAGTCTCAATTCTTCCGATAGTCGGAAGCGAATTCAGGAGAAAGTGGGAATCAATTGTAGTAAGGGTGCTGGATGATAGAAATGTTGTGACGGAAATCGAGCGGCTGGGATTTCTTGAGAAAGCTCTCAGTGATTTCAAGGCAGCAATCTCTGCCCCACAGGGAATAATCATTCTTACGGGGCCTACAGGGTGCGGGAAGAGCACAACGCTCATGGCAGCTCTTCACCACGTCATGGATCCAACCGTGAATGTTCTGACAGTTGAGGACCCGGTCGAGTTCCTGATAAAGGGTGCAAGACAGCTCAAGATTGGCAACAAGATGAATTTCGACCAGGCGATAAGGTCTATCCTGAGACATGACCCTGACATCGTCATGGTGGGCGAGATCAGGGACCTGAAGACTGCTGAAATAGCGATCAAGCTTGCAAATACCGGCCACCTCACATTCTCCACCCTCC includes:
- a CDS encoding tetratricopeptide repeat protein, encoding MKRKDAVPEIDFSTLGIDWASGLEDARYILQLKPPFVGREKELQRLEACLDSCVKWSGKVVLISGEPGVGKTRLMEEFAKRALWKGVEVLKTSSMSSLHSAPCQPILQVLQDYARKNFSRCLELPSFLRELLEFGTRAVCLNNAQEKPGLVGDETRSERMLLRIIESLNFISVESPLLLVLDDIQLADRTTVQFIERCPTQLSGSRVLLVLLNSREELVAQGHMPAKESKVAGLLRGNPSIEVIELQRLGRQETRTLVHKYLAKSDLSSEFPDYVYGRTDGNPLLVQEEIRGLIGVQKLYVRGGVWYNQPTEGMYDVIGEGVTERLNLRLSNLASSLDEEKRTIVNLASILGYSFPAELLEKALGEEKANLVMMIEELSSEFRFLSLDGEKFTFAHPLVRERILESLTGEERIRLNKKAAGAVQRAQSLSEDEKTHRLAHHLWDAGEKPEAVPHLLRSASLLASGSAYADAVKPLERAGEVLGKGKEGSAEMLSVKLQLGRLHELLGNWDQSLQYCEEAMTLAGLLNDPVSESQALLTTGMIEKQRGESEYARKCFETALSLVGDNDPSVKAVACYRIGSLFLEQGNWDGCEKRLREAMEYATASKVRVLVGRTYNSLGGLEVYKGNMAKAIEWLEKCIPIYEEENDLYDLASTLHNIATAHLDQKNWREAQVYYSKSLSISDRIGVSWIKCFSFLGRAACALGVKDIDTAEEYAAKAAYLLQVLEIETGFGGYEIVMGMIEREKGRWVKAEEHFERALHAFRNAKNNMGIAETEFEMGILFMVKGEKTRASGWLRSACSKFEQFSNRRKLAECKEKLDELEK
- a CDS encoding CHASE2 domain-containing protein codes for the protein MKKKTAEKRVRFLSVTNLLICVASTFLALFLSHIDFFDNLELFFLNKRFEIRGAEDAGNEIIIIAVDDTSIEDLPYSYPWPRSLYGRAVTNLKAAGAKLVVFDVEFTEASSEAEDLLFAKALREAGNVILAGRSIDIRGKVKGVGLLPPIEPLRQSAKSWGLVDSYTDSDGFLRRYAFSRTITGKIYHSLGVEALRQLYGIPDSLTANTHSKLRIGRTTIPAYGDNFFLINYAGPPHSFKYQSLSSVLDDSTFTLTGDGDMDSFEVLKEAGVFRDKIVLIGVSLLEAHDLVLTPFYKGRGGSKSYMPGVEMHANALRTVLDGKFIRAPGGGKGLAYVPLYLAISLLTIFLTRRTKKPTLGLLVLVVLSMGVGVSAIVLFSKKLIWVNVMAPEITIFAANCSTIIEMFVEEQKDKRFIKSAFQHYLPKTVMTELFKNPELLALGGEEREISILFTDIAGFTTISESLGPSELSARLNEYLSRMTDVIFEFDGTLDKYQGDAIMAEFGAPIPTDKHPLNACRCALKMKSALREMCREWENAGKIPFRNRTGINSGRAVVGNMGSSVLFDYTAIGDSVNLASRLEGANKEYGTDLLISEMTYLRVKDEVDVRELDEVRVKGKKLPIKIYELLGMKGEPLEDGFRAALELYEKGLALYHLRKWSEAVSFFEQVLKIRPADGPSKTYLARCLSFAKNPPPDNWDGIFEFEVK
- a CDS encoding FecR family protein, with amino-acid sequence MTNKPGLSMGFLRIGVLPLVSLLIICIQLSPHESSAGEPKAIALVMKATGNVKLKRANPGEWFVPKKGEILDGGDLLRTGEDGFAAVLFQDDKSLVKISSNTELVVNGERQGKAVSKRLWVGAGDLWAKVTKTEGTRFEVETPTSVASVKGSEFYEEVAENGFSSLICIEGEMEFSNDYGSVTVKPGMIATSTGNEAPGLRPVVQGETPGFGAEEGAVTEEEIRIEYKDSQGNIKELIIKRKVNR
- a CDS encoding type II secretion system F family protein, coding for MPEFRYKAISLAGKPVQGIILAKGKGEARSSVAKLCQERKLRLVEVSKKSSFIYRITKKGEPTKKGEEEAFHKKEVEVLLKRQFPPERGFKISVQKKLLDFSFKPPNRDIVLFVRICSDLLREKLPYDEILNLVLNDTTNKTLRRTISQISTDLKDGKDGQEVFKKHEQTLGRFPAYMLGIASNSGNMAEVYDSTAKFLERDQEFRKNLRGALITPIVTLLLLFGAVVYYVGYIFPKTAEVFLKLKIKLPPMTTASLAASDFLRSHMLLVFAVLIVPPVATVILTKTKKGKLLFDKYIIKLPVLGSLIHKTSIEIFARVFNSLYTGSGENIAVIRTAAEACRNKYMEERIKTVAIPLMLKEGKGLVEALEATRVFTVNAISRFRSGSESGALKSSSEQLANYYEKETGYKMKSTVELINLVIAFVIMIVTLALTLVSSETAFIKPDLGSM
- a CDS encoding GspE/PulE family protein; translated protein: MPQPKSRIGEILSKKGIVDAETLERAEGILEQEDGKRKLTDILVSDFGIDHHAVFSEVSRFYAFKELNLDEQAVDDPRLEFIKGILDKLTPEIVEKIITRKMLPFKVSEDQKDLLLIITPDPTDKEVSSLSRHFPYKKHEILYTRLNKFDTLLEKVVPPKNEFLEIVEKQSQPIEVSEEEGAEEPIDKDTVSALRALVEASLIEAVRKGASDIHVVPHDSKSTEIHFRIDGNLQLWRIDPYKPEAVSAVIKDFSKNVDRFEREIAQDGFIQKRVDDQWIRYRVSILPIVGSEFRRKWESIVVRVLDDRNVVTEIERLGFLEKALSDFKAAISAPQGIIILTGPTGCGKSTTLMAALHHVMDPTVNVLTVEDPVEFLIKGARQLKIGNKMNFDQAIRSILRHDPDIVMVGEIRDLKTAEIAIKLANTGHLTFSTLHTNDAPSSVTRLYTMGVEPFLIANAINVIIAQRLVRTLCSKCKAPAKTPDVPAARRLGLSDEEIKSAVFYEPVGCPECNKGWKGRAAIHEGLLFTKEIRKIISSSKDTVDETAIKEQAKKTGVLTLRESGAQKAKEGITTIEEIISATVEE